In Pseudomonas putida, a genomic segment contains:
- a CDS encoding peroxiredoxin, protein MSLKLGDIAPDFEQESSEGKIRFHEWLGNSWGVLFSHPADFTPVCTTELGLTAKLKDDFAQRGVKAIALSVDPVDSHHRWIDDINETQNTVVNFPIIADADRKVSDLYDLIHPNANDTLTVRSLFVIDPNKKVRLTITYPASTGRNFNEILRVIDSLQLTDNYKVATPGNWQDGDDVVIVPSLKDEDEIKQRFPKGYRAVKPYLRLTPQPNR, encoded by the coding sequence ATGAGTCTCAAACTCGGCGACATCGCCCCCGACTTCGAGCAGGAATCCAGCGAAGGCAAGATCCGTTTCCACGAATGGCTCGGCAACAGCTGGGGCGTGCTGTTTTCCCACCCGGCCGACTTCACCCCGGTGTGCACCACCGAGCTGGGCCTGACCGCCAAGCTCAAGGACGACTTCGCCCAGCGCGGCGTCAAGGCCATCGCCCTGTCGGTGGACCCGGTCGACTCGCACCACAGGTGGATCGATGACATCAACGAGACCCAGAACACCGTGGTCAACTTCCCGATCATCGCCGACGCCGATCGCAAGGTCTCCGACCTGTACGACCTGATCCACCCCAACGCCAACGACACGCTGACCGTGCGTTCGCTGTTCGTCATCGACCCGAACAAGAAGGTGCGCCTGACCATCACCTATCCGGCCAGTACCGGGCGCAACTTCAACGAGATCCTGCGGGTGATCGACTCGCTGCAGCTGACCGACAACTACAAGGTCGCCACGCCAGGCAACTGGCAGGACGGCGACGACGTGGTGATCGTGCCTTCGCTGAAGGACGAGGACGAGATCAAGCAGCGCTTCCCCAAGGGGTATCGTGCGGTCAAACCCTATCTGCGCCTGACCCCGCAGCCGAATCGTTAA
- the ssuE gene encoding NADPH-dependent FMN reductase: MLVVSIGGSPSTRSRSGVLLERSRQWLQDRGVEVVTFQVRDFPAEDLLHARFDSPQVQHFQQLVAQADGLVVATPVYKASFAGALKTLLDLLPERALVHKIVLPIATGGSIAHMLAVDYALKPVLSALKAQETLQGIFADDSQIAYGEGAGPARLAPALEERLQDSLETFHIALARRPRPVAPGLLNERLISARWSI, translated from the coding sequence ATGCTGGTCGTCTCAATCGGTGGTAGCCCCAGTACCCGATCACGCTCCGGCGTGCTGCTCGAGCGTTCGCGCCAGTGGCTGCAGGACCGTGGGGTCGAGGTGGTGACCTTCCAGGTGCGCGACTTTCCGGCAGAGGACCTGCTCCACGCGCGCTTCGACAGCCCGCAGGTGCAGCACTTCCAGCAGCTGGTGGCGCAGGCCGATGGCCTGGTGGTCGCAACCCCGGTGTACAAGGCATCGTTCGCCGGTGCCCTGAAAACCCTGCTCGACCTGCTGCCCGAACGCGCCCTGGTACACAAGATCGTATTGCCGATCGCCACCGGCGGCAGCATCGCCCACATGCTGGCGGTGGATTACGCGTTGAAACCCGTGCTGTCGGCACTCAAGGCGCAGGAGACCCTGCAAGGGATCTTCGCCGACGACAGCCAGATCGCCTACGGAGAAGGCGCAGGGCCTGCCAGGCTGGCACCCGCTCTGGAAGAGCGCCTGCAGGACTCGCTGGAGACCTTCCACATCGCCCTGGCCCGCAGGCCGAGGCCCGTGGCCCCCGGCTTGCTCAATGAACGCCTGATCAGTGCTCGCTGGAGCATCTGA
- the tauC gene encoding taurine ABC transporter permease TauC, which produces MSSLDLPVAGKRDTHTPPGAKPRRPLPTRWISALTLATLLLAWWLVTAAGWIEPLFLPSPGDILARAWTLLTQGYMDASLWQHLGASLGRIGLALVAATLTAIPVGIAIGYNRVARGILDPLIEFYRPIPPLAYLPLIVIWCGIGELSKVLLIYLAIFAPIAIATATGVRNVDPAKLRAAQSLGATRAQLVRHVILPSALPDILTGIRIGLGVGWSTLVAAELIAATSGLGFMVQSAAQFLVTDVVVLGILLIALIAFALEMGLRALQRKLVPWHGQSH; this is translated from the coding sequence ATGAGCAGCCTCGACCTGCCTGTCGCCGGCAAGCGCGACACCCACACCCCGCCCGGTGCGAAACCGCGCCGGCCGTTGCCGACCCGCTGGATCAGCGCCCTGACCCTGGCCACCCTGCTGCTCGCCTGGTGGCTGGTGACCGCCGCCGGCTGGATCGAGCCGCTGTTCCTGCCCTCGCCCGGCGATATCCTGGCCAGGGCCTGGACCCTGCTCACCCAGGGCTACATGGACGCCAGCCTGTGGCAACACCTGGGCGCCAGCCTCGGTCGCATCGGCCTGGCCCTGGTCGCCGCCACGCTCACCGCCATCCCGGTGGGCATCGCCATCGGCTACAACCGCGTGGCCCGCGGCATCCTCGACCCCCTGATCGAGTTCTACCGGCCGATCCCGCCGCTGGCCTACCTGCCTCTGATCGTCATCTGGTGCGGCATCGGTGAGCTGTCCAAGGTGCTGCTGATCTACCTGGCGATCTTCGCCCCCATCGCCATCGCCACCGCCACCGGCGTGCGCAACGTCGACCCCGCCAAGCTGCGCGCCGCGCAATCGCTGGGCGCGACTCGAGCGCAACTGGTGCGCCACGTGATCCTGCCCAGTGCCCTGCCCGACATCCTCACCGGCATTCGCATCGGCCTTGGCGTCGGCTGGTCGACCCTGGTGGCCGCCGAGCTGATCGCCGCCACCAGCGGCCTGGGCTTCATGGTGCAGTCGGCGGCGCAGTTCCTGGTCACCGACGTGGTGGTGCTGGGCATCCTGCTGATCGCCCTGATCGCCTTCGCTCTGGAGATGGGCCTGCGCGCCCTGCAACGCAAGCTGGTGCCGTGGCACGGCCAGAGCCACTGA
- a CDS encoding sulfonate ABC transporter substrate-binding protein has product MRTVFLRRGLVALFAAAVSFGAITQAQAESLRIGYQKYGTLVLLKAKGSLEKRLAEQGIQVQWTEFPGGPQLLEGLNVGSIDFGVTGETPPVFAQAAGADLLYVAYEPPAPHSEAILVPKGSPIQSVKELKGKKVALNKGSNVHYLLVRALEDAGLKYSDIQPVYLPPADARAAFERGSVDAWVIWDPYQAAAEQQLQARTLRDGKDLVDNHQFYLATRDYATKHPAVISALIDEVRAVGEWSQANPQQVTDQVAPLLGLPTDITLTSVKRQGYGAAPLTPAVVAAQQKIADTFQALKLIPKPLSIKDVIWTPPAKVASAP; this is encoded by the coding sequence ATGCGCACAGTCTTCTTGCGTCGTGGTCTGGTCGCCCTGTTTGCGGCGGCTGTGTCCTTCGGCGCCATTACCCAAGCCCAGGCCGAGAGCCTGCGTATCGGTTATCAGAAATACGGCACCCTGGTGCTGCTCAAGGCCAAGGGCTCGCTGGAAAAGCGCCTGGCTGAACAGGGCATCCAGGTGCAATGGACCGAGTTCCCCGGCGGCCCGCAGCTGCTCGAAGGGCTCAACGTCGGCTCGATCGACTTCGGCGTCACCGGCGAGACACCACCGGTGTTCGCCCAGGCAGCCGGCGCCGATCTGCTGTACGTGGCCTATGAGCCACCTGCGCCGCACAGCGAAGCCATCCTCGTGCCCAAGGGCTCGCCGATCCAGTCGGTAAAAGAGCTCAAGGGCAAGAAGGTCGCCCTCAACAAGGGCTCCAACGTTCATTACCTGCTGGTCCGCGCCCTCGAGGACGCCGGCCTGAAGTACAGCGATATCCAGCCGGTGTACCTGCCTCCGGCCGATGCCCGCGCCGCCTTCGAGCGTGGCAGCGTCGATGCCTGGGTGATCTGGGACCCGTACCAGGCCGCAGCCGAACAGCAGTTGCAAGCCCGCACCCTGCGTGATGGCAAGGACCTGGTCGACAACCACCAGTTCTACCTGGCCACCCGCGACTACGCGACCAAGCACCCTGCGGTGATCAGTGCGCTGATCGACGAAGTGCGCGCAGTCGGCGAATGGTCGCAGGCCAACCCGCAACAGGTCACCGACCAGGTCGCGCCGCTGCTCGGCCTGCCGACCGACATCACCCTGACCTCGGTCAAACGCCAGGGCTACGGCGCCGCGCCGCTGACACCGGCGGTAGTCGCCGCGCAACAGAAGATCGCCGACACCTTCCAGGCGCTCAAGCTGATTCCCAAGCCGCTGAGCATCAAGGATGTGATCTGGACTCCACCCGCCAAGGTCGCCAGCGCGCCTTGA
- the tauB gene encoding taurine ABC transporter ATP-binding subunit, which translates to MALLELERISAQYPGADAPVLADIDLSLGPRQLLVALGPSGSGKTSLLNLIAGFVAPSAGRITLDGVPVQGPGAERGVVFQDDALLPWQNVLGNVAFGLELAGVPRAQREAKAREMLALVDLQGFGERRIWQLSGGQKQRVGLARALAADPRVLLMDEPFGALDAFTREQMQELLLQVWQRTAKPVFLITHDIEEAVFLASELVLLAPNPGRVVERLQLDFGQRYAAGESARAIKSDPRFIETREHVLARVFSQRQASRQQEPV; encoded by the coding sequence ATGGCCTTGCTTGAACTGGAGCGCATCAGCGCACAGTACCCCGGCGCCGACGCCCCGGTGCTGGCCGACATCGACCTGAGCCTGGGGCCACGCCAGCTGCTGGTGGCCCTTGGGCCATCCGGCAGCGGCAAGACCTCGCTGCTCAACCTCATCGCAGGCTTCGTCGCCCCCAGCGCCGGGCGCATCACCCTCGACGGCGTGCCGGTGCAAGGCCCCGGCGCCGAACGCGGCGTGGTGTTCCAGGACGATGCGCTGCTGCCCTGGCAGAACGTGCTGGGCAATGTCGCCTTCGGTCTGGAACTTGCCGGCGTGCCGCGCGCCCAGCGCGAAGCCAAGGCCCGCGAGATGCTGGCCCTGGTCGACCTGCAAGGCTTCGGCGAACGGCGCATCTGGCAATTGTCCGGCGGGCAGAAACAGCGCGTAGGCCTGGCCCGTGCCCTGGCTGCCGACCCACGGGTATTGTTGATGGACGAGCCGTTCGGCGCCCTCGACGCCTTTACTCGCGAACAGATGCAGGAATTGCTGCTGCAGGTCTGGCAGCGCACCGCCAAGCCGGTGTTCCTGATCACCCACGACATCGAGGAAGCGGTATTCCTCGCCAGCGAACTGGTGTTGCTGGCGCCCAACCCCGGCCGCGTGGTCGAGCGCCTGCAACTGGACTTCGGCCAGCGCTACGCCGCTGGCGAATCGGCGCGGGCGATCAAGTCCGATCCACGCTTCATCGAAACCCGCGAGCATGTGTTGGCGCGGGTGTTCTCGCAACGCCAGGCCAGCCGCCAACAGGAGCCCGTATGA
- a CDS encoding OprD family outer membrane porin produces the protein MYKSSLALAVALGVLAQQAGAAGFIEDSKLSVSSRTMYFNDDNRDGGTDQEESGQGFKLDYLSGFTEGTVGFGVDVQALWGIHLDGGRGSRPDANNTFFPSDSDGSAVHNWARIGGNAKARFSKTEAHFGSALAPNLPILVSNDGRLLPQTFEGGTITSKEIDNLTINAGQLTHAMGRASSNRTGLSVAGSAVDSNKFYYGGLDYKLTPDLTLQYYYSNLKDFYKQHFLGATHVYKISDDSSFKTDLRYFDSSSDGKNGDGGEYFFNNNGGYAKNSGEIDNKTWSAMFTYTLGGHALMLGHQQVSDDGGFVWLNQGNVTDGNGNLEGAGGASFYLFTDSMINQFARAGTNTTFGQYSYDFARVGVPGLKASVAYLRGTDIRNASGSGTYHEWERDARIDYVIQEGTLKGLGASLRHGIYRGEGEAPVDKDQTRFIVNYTYNFL, from the coding sequence ATGTACAAGTCCAGCCTGGCTCTCGCCGTGGCACTGGGGGTTCTCGCCCAACAAGCAGGCGCTGCTGGTTTCATCGAGGACAGCAAGCTGTCCGTCAGCTCGCGTACCATGTACTTCAACGATGACAACCGTGACGGTGGCACCGACCAGGAAGAAAGCGGTCAGGGCTTCAAGCTCGACTACCTGTCCGGCTTCACCGAGGGCACCGTTGGTTTCGGTGTCGACGTTCAGGCGCTGTGGGGCATTCACCTGGATGGTGGCCGTGGTAGCCGTCCAGACGCCAACAACACCTTCTTCCCAAGCGACTCCGATGGCTCCGCAGTGCACAACTGGGCACGCATCGGTGGTAACGCCAAGGCTCGCTTCTCGAAGACCGAGGCCCACTTCGGTAGCGCCCTGGCGCCGAACCTGCCGATCCTGGTCTCCAACGATGGCCGTCTGCTGCCGCAGACCTTCGAAGGTGGCACCATCACCTCGAAGGAAATCGACAACCTGACCATTAACGCCGGTCAACTGACCCACGCCATGGGCCGTGCTTCGAGCAACCGTACTGGTCTGTCCGTTGCAGGTTCCGCTGTCGACAGCAACAAGTTCTACTACGGCGGCCTGGACTACAAGCTCACTCCAGACCTGACCCTGCAGTACTACTACTCGAACCTGAAAGACTTCTACAAACAGCACTTCCTGGGTGCGACTCACGTTTACAAGATTTCCGACGACTCCTCGTTCAAGACCGACCTGCGCTACTTCGATAGCAGCAGCGATGGCAAGAACGGCGATGGCGGCGAGTACTTCTTCAACAACAACGGTGGCTACGCCAAGAACTCTGGCGAGATCGACAACAAGACCTGGTCTGCCATGTTCACCTATACCCTGGGTGGCCATGCGTTGATGCTCGGCCATCAACAGGTCAGCGATGACGGTGGTTTTGTCTGGCTGAACCAAGGTAACGTCACCGATGGCAACGGCAACCTGGAAGGCGCTGGCGGTGCAAGCTTCTACCTGTTCACCGATAGCATGATCAACCAGTTCGCTCGTGCTGGTACCAACACCACCTTCGGTCAGTACAGCTACGACTTCGCCCGTGTTGGCGTACCTGGCCTGAAGGCGTCGGTCGCTTACCTGCGTGGTACCGACATTCGTAACGCTTCCGGCAGCGGTACCTACCACGAGTGGGAACGCGACGCCCGTATCGACTACGTGATCCAGGAAGGCACCCTGAAAGGTCTGGGCGCCAGCCTGCGTCACGGTATCTACCGCGGCGAAGGTGAGGCTCCGGTCGACAAGGACCAGACTCGCTTCATCGTCAACTACACTTACAACTTCCTGTAA
- the tauA gene encoding taurine ABC transporter substrate-binding protein translates to MILHAPLRLFAALTLASTSWLAQAADLTVAYQTTVDPAKVAQVDGDYEKASKASIDWRKFDNGADVITAVASGDVQIGYLGSSPLAAAATRKLPVETFLIATQIGAGEALVARDNIKTPQDLIGKKVAVPFVSTGHYSLLAALKSWNIDPSKVQILNLAPPAIIAAWKRGDIDATYVWDPALGVAKENGKVLITSGELAEKGAPTFDAWIVRKDFAAKHPDVVKAFAKVTLDAYADYRNDPKAWLANPDNVAKLAKLSGAKPTDIPVLLQGNVYPLAADQASALGAPTTQALTDTATFLKQQGKVEAVLPDYSPYVSAKYLPN, encoded by the coding sequence ATGATCCTGCACGCCCCGCTGCGCCTGTTCGCTGCCCTGACCCTCGCCAGCACCAGCTGGTTGGCCCAGGCCGCCGACCTGACCGTTGCCTACCAGACCACCGTCGACCCAGCCAAGGTGGCCCAGGTGGACGGCGACTATGAAAAGGCCAGCAAGGCCAGCATCGACTGGCGCAAATTCGATAATGGCGCCGACGTGATCACCGCCGTGGCCAGTGGCGACGTGCAGATCGGCTACCTCGGCTCCAGCCCGCTGGCCGCCGCCGCCACCCGAAAACTGCCGGTCGAGACCTTCCTCATCGCCACGCAGATCGGCGCTGGCGAGGCGCTGGTCGCCCGTGACAACATCAAGACCCCGCAAGACCTGATCGGCAAGAAAGTCGCCGTGCCGTTCGTTTCGACCGGCCACTACAGCCTGCTGGCCGCGCTGAAGAGCTGGAACATCGACCCGTCCAAGGTGCAGATCCTCAACCTCGCGCCACCGGCGATCATCGCCGCCTGGAAGCGCGGCGACATCGACGCGACCTACGTCTGGGACCCGGCCCTGGGCGTGGCCAAGGAAAACGGCAAGGTGCTGATCACCTCCGGCGAGCTGGCCGAAAAAGGCGCACCGACCTTCGACGCCTGGATCGTGCGCAAGGACTTCGCTGCCAAGCATCCGGACGTGGTCAAGGCCTTCGCCAAGGTCACCCTGGACGCCTATGCCGACTACCGCAACGACCCCAAGGCCTGGCTGGCCAACCCGGACAACGTCGCCAAGCTGGCCAAGCTCTCCGGTGCCAAGCCCACCGACATCCCGGTGCTGCTGCAAGGCAACGTCTACCCGCTGGCGGCCGACCAGGCCAGTGCGCTGGGCGCACCGACCACCCAGGCCCTCACCGACACCGCGACCTTCCTCAAGCAGCAAGGCAAGGTCGAGGCGGTGCTGCCGGACTACTCGCCCTACGTCAGCGCCAAGTACCTGCCCAACTAA